Proteins co-encoded in one Brassica oleracea var. oleracea cultivar TO1000 chromosome C4, BOL, whole genome shotgun sequence genomic window:
- the LOC106339630 gene encoding death-associated inhibitor of apoptosis 1: MSQLGDLLRESADETRSGRTMMLSLLEEDRIDGEDRATSKWSTLKQRLRFDWVGCCGGPTLLRLRGSEAPVAEEDEDDEEEEETSGQNRVVNLSNSVRDPGLVVDTECLTRGTRNLAEALAEERLARGENVTEASVAKVPLMKLLAETEGCDATTWTGADPLCCVCMGREKGAAFIPCGHTYCRVCSREIWMNRGSCPLCNRSIFDVLDLY, encoded by the coding sequence ATGAGTCAGCTCGGGGACCTACTGAGAGAATCGGCGGATGAAACCAGAAGTGGAAGGACCATGATGCTGAGTTTACTCGAGGAAGATCGAATCGACGGTGAAGATCGAGCGACGAGCAAGTGGAGTACGCTGAAACAACGGCTGAGATTTGATTGGGTTGGCTGTTGCGGTGGACCCACCTTGCTGCGTCTCAGAGGATCAGAAGCACCAGTCGCCGAGGAAGACGAAGATGACGAGGAGGAGGAAGAAACCTCGGGTCAAAACCGGGTCGTTAACTTGTCGAATTCGGTTCGGGATCCGGGTTTGGTTGTGGACACGGAGTGTTTAACACGAGGCACAAGGAATCTCGCGGAGGCTCTTGCGGAGGAGAGACTAGCGCGGGGCGAGAACGTGACGGAGGCTTCGGTTGCTAAGGTACCGTTGATGAAATTGCTTGCGGAAACGGAGGGTTGCGATGCGACCACGTGGACCGGTGCTGATCCTTTGTGTTGCGTGTGTATGGGAAGGGAGAAAGGCGCGGCGTTTATCCCATGTGGGCATACGTATTGTAGAGTGTGTTCAAGGGAGATTTGGATGAACCGTGGATCGTGTCCTCTTTGTAACCGTTCCATATTTGACGTTCTTGATCTTTACTGA